The sequence TGTTATCCGGATTAATCTCTAATGCCTGCTCATATGCTTCAATTGCGTCATCAAACTGCTTTAATACCTTGTATGAGTTCCCAAGAAGGACATATGCATGAGGATCATCACCCCTTTGTTTAATGACCAACTGAAAGCATTTTATCGCAAGGTGGTATGCACCAATCTTCATCAAACAGCGACCTTCAGAGAGCAGAATGTCCGGATCACGAGGACTTTTTTTCAATGCAATTTCATATGCATCAATCGCATCGTGATATTTTCGTTGATCAAAAAAGTATTTTCCTTTTAACTCATAGGGATAATCATAATTTTTATCCAGTTTCAGGGCTTTATCAAAATATTCAATCGCATCATCTCTTTTATTCAATGTCCAGAGTGTCAGCCCTTTGGCATGGAGTGCCGGAACATAATCATGATTCCTGGTCAGCACTTTATTACAGCATTCAATTGCTTCAAAGCACTTTAAGGGCTCTTTTTCCATCAAGGCAAGGTTACGGAGATTTAATGCTTTCCCTATCAGGTAATCATCAATGTCAGGATTTATTTCGAATGCCCGGGTATAGCATTCTTCTGCCTGGGTATATTTTTTCACGCCTGAAAGTGCTTCTCCAAGTCCGTACCAGCAATCTGAATGCCCTTTATCACACTCTATACCACGGTGAAATTGTTGAACAGCCTCTTCGTATCTTTTTTTATTGACGAGTTTCATCCCTTTTTGAAAATATGAATCTGAATCACTTCCTGACATCCATCCCATATTTTTTCACTCCTGATATCCGGAAACCACAGGAAGAAAACGAAGAAGGTGTATTTTTATTATTTTTATTATTTTCATAGATCTCAATCCATTATACTATATGATCTTGTTATTGTATACTATCCTGCAAAACATTCTGGTATATTCGAGAATGTTTTGCAGATATCTATGTAGCGTTTTTGGTGCGCACGTCTTGAAACAATCTCCGTTTTACTACCATTATTCTTAGGACGCTGTGTAGGGCACTATAGTAGATCACCAGATTGTATCATGATATCAAAACCTTGAAGATTTGTGAATATCTTTTGACTTAAATCAGTTGATCTCATCGGATCCAGCTCAAGTGCCTGACGATAACTCTGGATTCCGTCAGAAAATGCCTGGTTTTTATTCAAAACATCATGGACATCATCAGAATCAGCTCGAGAACC comes from Methanospirillum hungatei and encodes:
- a CDS encoding tetratricopeptide repeat protein produces the protein MGWMSGSDSDSYFQKGMKLVNKKRYEEAVQQFHRGIECDKGHSDCWYGLGEALSGVKKYTQAEECYTRAFEINPDIDDYLIGKALNLRNLALMEKEPLKCFEAIECCNKVLTRNHDYVPALHAKGLTLWTLNKRDDAIEYFDKALKLDKNYDYPYELKGKYFFDQRKYHDAIDAYEIALKKSPRDPDILLSEGRCLMKIGAYHLAIKCFQLVIKQRGDDPHAYVLLGNSYKVLKQFDDAIEAYEQALEINPDNKTYKMQIAEAYLLQGNICLHKDKDPQTAIEYFNKTLEIAPRYSAAWFSKSIAYRKMGGYRNSLNAMLKTIEIDPNNAHAYFEMGKTLKSMGNETEAIDCFLQAIRIDPSYTEAMYILGNILVDAGRPSTAITYFDQIIDKDPGSSIAWYAKGKALKLMNETREANICFERAGKIAVSK